The Fibrobacter sp. UWB2 genomic interval CTGGAAGCATTACGGGAGGTTCTGGTGGAATTGGCGACATGCTTAACGGCTTGCTCGGCGGTTCTGCTGGTGCTCTCAAGACAACGGCAAAAATGAAAAATATGCCGATTCCCAAGATGAATGAAATCGATATGGGTTCTGCAGGTGCATCCCGTTCGGCTTCTGAAATCATGAAGGTGGTTAAGCAGCGTACGCCTGGACTCCGTCACATTTACAATACCCATTTAAAGAAAAAGCCGGGGTTCCAGGGTAAGGTCACATTGAAGTTCACGATTGCACCGGGTGGTGAAATCATAAGCATTGCTGTGGCAAATTCGACGACAGGATTCCCTGAATTCGATAGCGCCGTCAAGTCTGCTGTTAGCAAGTGGACTTTCAATAAAATCAAATCGGGTAATACGACGGTGACGATTCCGTTTACCTTTACGGAGTAATGGAATGATAATTGGAGTAGAATAAAGACAAATAGATTTTTAAATTTAAGTCGGCGATTTTTGTCGCCGACTTTCGGTGATTTTAATTTATGGGGTAAAGAATGAAGGATCCTCGCATTACGCAACTTGCAGAAAATTTGATTAACAACGCCATTGCACTCAAGGCGGGCGAAAATATTTTAATCGAAACGACCGACACGCCGGACGAGCTCTCGACAGAACTCATCAAGGCGGTTGCCAAAGTTGGCGGTAACGCATTTGTCCACAATTACAATAGCCGTGTACGTCGTGAAGTTATTCGCAGCGCATCCGAAGAACAGATGAAGCTTTCTGCGGACCTTGCGATGAACGAGATGAAGCAGATGCAGGCTTATCTCTCCATCCGCGCGATGAACAACGCCATGGAGAACTGCGATATCGATGACAAGAAGATGCTTGCGTACAGGACCATCACGCAGGACGTGCTCAACTACCGCGTAAACAACACACGCTGGTGCGTGCTCCGCTGGCCGAACCCGTCCATGGCTCAGGGCGCAAAGATGAGCACGGAAGCGTTCGAGGACTTCTACTTCAAGGCTTGCCTTGCCGATTACCCGAAGATGCAGCGCGCCGCCCAGGCTCTGGTCGACCTCATGAACAGGACGGACAAGGTGCGTCTTGTGGCGCAGGATACGGACATCACGTTCAGCATTAAGGATATTCCGGCGGTGCCGTGCTGTGGCAACATGAACATTCCCGATGGCGAAGTCTATACGGCGCCGGTGCAGGGGAGTATCGAAGGCGTTATCCATTACAACACGCCGACGCTTTACGAAGGCAAGCAGTTCAGCAATATCCGCCTCGTTTTTAAGCAGGGGAAGATTGTCGAAGCGACTTGCGAAACGGGCGACAACAAGAGCCTGAACGCTATTTTTGATACGGACGAGGGCGCTCGTTATGTGGGCGAATTTGCTATCGGCTTTAACCCGTTTGTGCTTTCTCCGATGTGTGACATCTTGTTCGACGAAAAGATTGCTGGCTCCATCCACTTTACGCCGGGCATGTGCTACGAAGATGCCCCGAATGGGAACAAGTCTGCAATCCATTGGGACTTGGTGCTGATTATGCGTCCTGAATACGGTGGCGGCGAAATCTGGTTCGATGACAAGCTCATCCGCAAGGACGGACTTTTTGTGGTCGATGAACTTAAGTGCTTGAATCCGGAGAACTTAGGATAATAGTTAAAATCATACTTTTGGTAGCTGTTGACAAAAACTGATAACTGGAATTAATTATATTTTTGTCACACAAATCAAAAAATCTTATTACAAGGAAAGATTATGAATTTAAAAACGATGTTTGGCATTGGCCTCGTTAGCGTCGGTGCAGCTTTTGCACAGGAAGCTTCTGAATCGAACGCTCCTTCCATGAGCGAACAGCAGCTCCAGCAGCAGGAAGAACAGGCTGCTGCTTCTGAAAGCCTTACGGCTCCGGTTCCGTTTGTCGCTCCGGAAATTCCGAAGGACTCCAAGCGCACTCCGTTCAATGCCATCTTGCATGGCAAGTCCTACAACAGAAACAGCAACATGGCCGCTGCTAACAATACGGACCTCTTGCTCAAGTATCCGAACTTGTTTGCAAACCGCAAGTTCTTCTACATTGAACCGACCAACAAGCTTGGCATTGTTTCTCTCGGTTCTTTCTTCACGGCTTTTGACATTAGCAAGGCTACGCATGACGATAGCCAGCTTGGCCGTCTCACTCTCGGTTACGCCGTTCCGGGCTTCGGCTTCTACGTAAGAGCAGGCCTTGGCCGTGACCGCGTCAGCAACGATGCTGGCGTTGTTAGCACGACTTACGGTGGCGATGACTGGGCTGCAGCAATCGCCAAGAGTTTCTTGGGCATGAACGTTGCTGCCGATGTCGACTGGCTCACCACGAAGAAACAGACTCATAATGATCCGGACCACGGTACTGAAACCGAAGACCGTTTTGACAGCCTTACCGTTAACTTGAGCTTGACCAATGCTCCGACCGCCAAGAACTTCACTTGGACTCTCGGTGCAAGATTCGTCAGCTTCAACAATGAAACCGAAATTGATGGCGATGTTGAAAAGGCTAACGACCCGGCTTCTTTCTGGGACCTTTCTCCGTACATCCGCGCTGGTCTCTCCGTTCTTGAAAACGAAAATGCTCGCATCCTTATCGGTGGTGCTGCCATTGTCTCTTACAGAAATTATGACGATCCGGTTGACCAGTATGCCATTACCGCTGTTCTCCAGCCGAGCATGCTTGGTGAAGTCTTCGTCGGCGAAGAAAAGAACTTCTTGTTCTACGGCGAAGTCGGTTACGACTGGGTGGCTTTCCAGTACTTGAAGAACAACGATTCCGATATGAGCCGTATGATGGACGTGATGAACTCTGTGAACGCTTCTATCGGTTTCCGTTACCAGTACAAGGACTTCCTTGCTGTTGAACTCGGCCTCGGCGAAAAGCTCTTCACTGGCCTTGGCAACTACTTCCAGGCTGATGGAACGTTCATCGACTTCAGTGCGATGATCCGCTTCTAATAGAAGAAATGATGATAAAAAAAGAGTCTAGCGAATGCTAGACTCTTTTTTAAATGCGCGAATCGCGATTAGAGGCGTTCTGCAATCTGGACGGCGTTGAGAGCAGCACCCTTGCGGATCTGGTCACCAACAATCCAGATGTTCATGCCGTTTTCGCAAGCGAGGTCCTTACGGATACGGCCGACGTAGACGTCGTCCGTGCCCATGAGGTTGAGCGGCATCGGGTAAACGTTGTTTGCCGGATCGTCGCAGAGCTGGAGGCCTTCGCCGTTCTTGATGGCGTTGCGGACTTCTTCAACAGAGAGTGCGCGTTCAGTTTCGAAGCTGATGGCTTCGGAGTGG includes:
- a CDS encoding aminopeptidase, yielding MKDPRITQLAENLINNAIALKAGENILIETTDTPDELSTELIKAVAKVGGNAFVHNYNSRVRREVIRSASEEQMKLSADLAMNEMKQMQAYLSIRAMNNAMENCDIDDKKMLAYRTITQDVLNYRVNNTRWCVLRWPNPSMAQGAKMSTEAFEDFYFKACLADYPKMQRAAQALVDLMNRTDKVRLVAQDTDITFSIKDIPAVPCCGNMNIPDGEVYTAPVQGSIEGVIHYNTPTLYEGKQFSNIRLVFKQGKIVEATCETGDNKSLNAIFDTDEGARYVGEFAIGFNPFVLSPMCDILFDEKIAGSIHFTPGMCYEDAPNGNKSAIHWDLVLIMRPEYGGGEIWFDDKLIRKDGLFVVDELKCLNPENLG